In the genome of Phlebotomus papatasi isolate M1 chromosome 2, Ppap_2.1, whole genome shotgun sequence, one region contains:
- the LOC129802339 gene encoding protein preli-like, whose amino-acid sequence MVKYFEDKTTFNFNWEQVAQAFWLKYPNPHSNHVLTEDTIQREVRDGKLYSKRLLSKTNRVPKWGERFYNAKSVKIVEESVCDPRERTLVTYTRNIAFTKIMSVTEKVVYVTSKENPAKTVAHRSAWIDSQVFGFSRAISAFGLDRFKKNCSKMVTGFDWVLHTMFPNPNSAHQDFHSLHSTTKTQKIKEAARTASDHVKAQAEHIYQAYSVKN is encoded by the exons ATGGTGAAGTATTTCGAGGATAAAACCACATTCAACTTTAACTGGGAGCAAGTGGCTCAGGCATTCTGGCTCAAGTACCCAAATCCCCACAG TAATCACGTGTTGACCGAGGATACCATCCAGCGGGAGGTGCGGGATGGGAAATTGTACAGCAAGAGACTCCTGTCCAAGACCAATCGAGTACCCAAATGGGGCGAGAGATTCTACAATGCCAAATCGGTGAAGATTGTGGAGGAATCTGTGTGTGATCCACGGGAACGGACACTGGTCACCTACACACGCAACATTGCATTTACCAAGATAATGAGTGTGACAGAGAAAGTAGTGTACGTGACCTCGAAGGAGAATCCCGCCAAGACAGTAGCTCATCGATCAGCCTGGATTGATTCTCAGGTATTTGGCTTTTCGAGAGCCATTTCCGCCTTTGGACTGGACCGCTTCAAGAAGAACTGCTCCAAAATGGTGACAGGCTTCGACTGGGTGCTCCACACTATGTTCCCAAACCCCAATTCCGCCCATCAGGATTTCCACAGCCTGCACTCCACCACAAAAACCCAGAAGATCAAAGAAGCCGCCCGGACAGCTTCGGATCACGTCAAAGCTCAGGCTGAGCACATCTACCAAGCGTACTCGGTGAAAAACTGA